The sequence GGATTCTTTTCCTTTGCAACTACTAATGAGTAATGCAGAGACCATGACAAGTATAATTAGGTAAATATACCTTATTCTCATGCAATAATCTCCTTCCTGCAGTTTACCCCGCACCCAGAAAGCCCCACCCGCGCAGTCCTCGCACCCCGCGAAAGTGGGGTGCGGGGTTTACTGTCCACTACTTACCACCTTCAAGAATATACCCATTGCTTTCTTCAGTTTTAAGGTCGCGAGGTGTCTATCATACATAGCGCTGGCATGCTGCCTTTCTGCTGATAGGAGGGTGGTATTTGCATCAATGACATCAATGCTATCTGCGAGACCAAATTCAAATTGTCTTGAGACTGCCTCATAATTGTCCTTTGCATAGGCTACCTGTTTTTGTGTGGTAATGACAATAGATTCTATAGTCTTAAGGTCGAGATAGGCATTGCTTATTTCTATATCTATAGTCTTTTTGAGGTCGCTATGTGATAACTCTGCCTGCCTTAGCTCTGCGGCTGATTCTGAGAGCTCTGCCTTTCTTAAACCACCTTCAAAGAATGGGAAATTTAGCCTGAGTCCACCATATATACTTTCCTTCACAAGGAATGTAGATGCGGGGTCATCCTCTTTTCTGGAGTATACCCCTTCAAGAGAAAGCGTGGGATAGAAACCCCCCTTTGCATATTTAATCTTACTTTTTGCTATCCTGACCGCTATCTCGCTTTTAAGGTAATCATTTCTGTTTTGATAGGCAACCATCCTGAGGTCTTTTACATCTCCCTGAGGTATATCGCTGATAGATGGCCCTGCTACATCGTAATCTGTTGTAATTCCAGTAAGCCTTGCGAGGTA comes from Nitrospirota bacterium and encodes:
- a CDS encoding TolC family protein; the protein is MRRFFLITILLFIHIVVFASVTHSTDLTLNDLFALALKNSERIMIAEEEFFIAERGKEKALSALLPKFTAFSNYTRYTQDRRSSAGSIIQPEESSSWGLRIEQPLFTGGRNIAGLEIAKGQVEAERKSLSFFKEDYLFQVASVYFDVLKGRRNVEIGESQVRRLLKHRKAAEIRLKVGEVTKTALLRAEAELSAAESELIKAKNAYKQAKDYLARLTGITTDYDVAGPSISDIPQGDVKDLRMVAYQNRNDYLKSEIAVRIAKSKIKYAKGGFYPTLSLEGVYSRKEDDPASTFLVKESIYGGLRLNFPFFEGGLRKAELSESAAELRQAELSHSDLKKTIDIEISNAYLDLKTIESIVITTQKQVAYAKDNYEAVSRQFEFGLADSIDVIDANTTLLSAERQHASAMYDRHLATLKLKKAMGIFLKVVSSGQ